The window AAGAATTTGCAGAACGAGGTCCAAGACATGTCCAACGAACTAGATCCTCttcaagacgaagaggacgaggcaGTTCGGTGCATATGTGGCTGCGAGGACTACCCCGGCCGCCCTCCCGTCGACGGCTCCGACGCCAACTTCCTCGCATCGATCGAACTCACAGAAGACGTTACTGGATTTTTTGTGCAGTGCGATATTTGCAAAGTATGGCAGCATGGAGCTTGTGTCGGCATCTTTAGTGCCGAGAGTTCTCCCGAAGAATACTTTTGTGAGCAATGTCGGAAAGATCTTCACAAAATCCACACAGCAAATAATGGGTAGGCTGACCCTATCCTCAAACCTATTTTGCAGAGAATGAAATCTAACTAGACAACAGACAAAAATACTCCAAATACCTACCTTTGAGTCGACCAGCTAGAACTGCATCTCGAGCTACTTCCGTCGCCAAGGATGGAGCGCGATCACCGAGGTTGGGCAGTTCCAAATCTGCTCGATCCCAATCGACGTCACACATATCCAAACGACGGTCTACGATGAATAGCCGCGATGCCGCTTATGACGATGAACAGTTACGCCGAGCAATTGAAGCGAGCAAGGAAGAAGTTGCCCAAGATGGAACAGAAACTACGAATAGGCGCACAAAACGGGGGCGCAGCAACAGTGAAGAGTATGTCCTGGGATTATAGCCTCGAaaagttttgttttcttgaaATTGCTAACCCCGCCAGCAGGAATAATGTGATTGTTAAACGGCAGCGCACAAATTCGCAATCCACCACACCGCCACCAAGACCAATGGACACTATTAGTCAAGAAAACACGGATGACGAGAACGGCGGGCGCAATGGATTAAAACGACCCCGAACCTACAAAGTTACGGAGCGatcagaaagagaagaaaagatcgCCTACGGCAAGAAACTATAAGTAAACGTAAAGGGCGGGCAGACAGGCGACGCACTGAAGGTAAGTTGCGCTTTGTTGTCTGCGAAACGGCATAGGCACTAACGAAAACCACAGATTCCGACGTGTCAGAGGACGTGAATCCCCTGTCTTCCAAGGCTCCCAATAATAGCGGTGCGGAAACGTCAGGTTTCGAAGACCCTACGCCTGCTGTACCATCCCCTGTTCCAGGGACGCCTCCCGCATCGCATTCATCTGCCGCAAATTCGAATAAACGAACGTCACGGAGCAATCacaaaaagggcaaaggaaaaaaccAATATACGAAAGACCGCACTACGGATATTGAACGGTCACCCGCACGATCCGTATCACGAGACACCCAGCGAGCCAATAATGCGACAACTGCTGCGCATTCTAGACATGTTGGAGACCACAAGAACAGTTCAAGGACAAAAATAGGCATGGCGGGGAAGATGAGCATGCTGGATATGAAACGACGGGTggccgccatcatggactTTATATCAAGAACACAGGTTGACTTGGCGGCCGAGGCAGCATTGGACCGAAGTAACAATTCAACTCAATCGCCGCTTGATCCTACCAAGTCGCCAATGGAAAAGGATGCCAAGGAACAGCGCGACTCTCCTGAGTCCAAGGTCTTCAAGGAATTGAGCTgcatggagatgatggacgTTCTTACGCGGGATATGGTTAAGTGGCAGAATCAATATGCATGATAGGGAATATAGCTCTCTATACACGTATCAGGCGGAGAGTTTGCGTGCTATGTCCATGAAGGAATGCTTGGGCTGTTTGAATGGAAATTTCTTTCGGGAAAAGGCGTTGGGATATAATGGCTGTCAtctgtttattttttttattactgcACGGCGGAACATGAGTGGAAAGCGCTGCTTTTAACTTTGGTTGGACCCGgttccttttccttttccatttcctttccttttctttcctttttcttcccttctttcttGATTCCCTTGTGATTTTCCCTGTCGCTTAGGCTTAGACGCAAAGTCTTCGTCGCCAGCTATTTACGCGTGTCGATGAGATTGGTCTACCAAATACTATCATGATAGTCTATATCTTACAGCTTTTGCCAATCAAAAGTGGTATATTGTTTTGATGAACAACACTTGATTCCTATTCCGCGCTCCTTTTTAGgcgcttttttctttcttttgttctttccaTGCCTTCTTCCCTTGGCTCAGACTTAATGGAGGACTGCTAACCATCAATTCATGATTTCGAAGGGCCTCATCTGAAAGGTCATCCAAGACATATTTGCCCAGTTTACCTTTCCGCCACTCAGACAGCACCCTGGCTGCGGATTCCTCCATGTCAGGGACACCGCCAGCTTTCAGTTTGCCGTCGCGCTTTGCCACGGCGGAGAGGAACTCTTGTACATCGTTTGTCGGCTCGCAGTATCGACCGTAGAGTCGGGGATCCCAAAGATTCATCTTATAGAGAAGATAGTCCGCCAATATCTCGTCTGCTATGAGTCCTTTCTTGATACCCTGTACGAGGGAAATCTTCATCATAGCCTCCCCATCTTCA is drawn from Trichoderma atroviride chromosome 7, complete sequence and contains these coding sequences:
- a CDS encoding uncharacterized protein (EggNog:ENOG41) encodes the protein MAPPSPRRSSRARALASHSQQSLSATNFSRLERHTRSLNRPQSNKSTPSASVSSDPLEDIDDTLLGRRRKRGHDDEHYKNLQNEVQDMSNELDPLQDEEDEAVRCICGCEDYPGRPPVDGSDANFLASIELTEDVTGFFVQCDICKVWQHGACVGIFSAESSPEEYFCEQCRKDLHKIHTANNGQKYSKYLPLSRPARTASRATSVAKDGARSPRLGSSKSARSQSTSHISKRRSTMNSRDAAYDDEQLRRAIEASKEEVAQDGTETTNRRTKRGRSNSEENNVIVKRQRTNSQSTTPPPRPMDTISQENTDDENGGRNGLKRPRTYKVTERSEREEKIAYGKKL
- a CDS encoding uncharacterized protein (EggNog:ENOG41) — encoded protein: MDFISRTQVDLAAEAALDRSNNSTQSPLDPTKSPMEKDAKEQRDSPESKVFKELSCMEMMDVLTRDMVKWQNQYA